A region of Flocculibacter collagenilyticus DNA encodes the following proteins:
- a CDS encoding efflux RND transporter periplasmic adaptor subunit: MDIQRQLSGKSTLRKMNKYYYFILLAIIPIAAWAIKSHFLGDASYIVKESSIQTAVVEKGKFNVEIRGIGVLKPDIMRWESAQVSGRVEQVLVKPGSVVAKGQTLLTLFNPSLVRQLKHAEWEVKATKAEHHAALVALESQLLELETSVIQAQFNYQAIKLKLDAERNLIAQRKGSISAIEFKRTELELKQQHHRWQAQQKRLVKMQTNLTAIQQAHHAKLGLVTNNYQQIQDEVAALTVVATNAGVVQQVSLNLGEQVHQGDAVALIANQNKLIAELDVQELQVQHIQRGQKVWIDTRQSQVLGEVARIDPAVINGMVKIDVKMVDDLPSEARPDLNVEGRIIISEFEQTTFVKRPAFSPRLSEAFVYRISPDGQLATKTNVTFGQRSVNYIQIEAGLNQGERIVISNTDEWLTHEHVLIN; this comes from the coding sequence ATGGATATTCAAAGACAGTTATCAGGCAAATCTACACTGCGCAAAATGAACAAGTATTATTATTTTATTTTGTTGGCAATCATTCCTATTGCAGCATGGGCGATTAAAAGCCATTTTTTGGGGGATGCGTCCTACATTGTGAAAGAAAGTAGCATTCAAACCGCAGTCGTAGAGAAGGGCAAGTTTAATGTAGAAATACGCGGTATCGGCGTATTAAAGCCAGACATCATGCGCTGGGAGTCAGCCCAAGTAAGCGGCAGAGTTGAGCAGGTACTAGTAAAGCCGGGTAGCGTGGTCGCTAAAGGGCAAACGCTACTCACCCTCTTTAATCCGTCGTTAGTGCGTCAACTGAAACACGCTGAATGGGAAGTTAAAGCAACCAAAGCTGAGCATCATGCTGCACTAGTGGCGTTAGAATCGCAATTGCTTGAACTTGAAACCAGTGTTATTCAAGCGCAATTTAACTACCAAGCCATTAAACTGAAGCTAGATGCCGAGCGTAATCTTATCGCCCAGCGCAAAGGGTCAATATCGGCTATTGAATTCAAGCGCACTGAGCTAGAACTAAAACAGCAGCACCACCGCTGGCAAGCGCAGCAAAAACGGTTAGTAAAAATGCAAACCAACCTAACAGCCATTCAACAAGCACATCATGCCAAATTGGGGTTAGTAACCAACAATTATCAGCAGATTCAAGACGAAGTTGCCGCACTCACTGTCGTCGCCACCAATGCAGGTGTGGTACAACAAGTGTCATTAAATTTAGGTGAGCAAGTTCATCAAGGGGACGCCGTTGCGCTTATCGCCAACCAAAATAAACTGATTGCTGAATTAGATGTACAAGAGTTACAGGTGCAACATATTCAACGAGGCCAAAAAGTGTGGATTGATACGCGCCAGTCGCAAGTACTCGGGGAAGTAGCACGAATCGACCCTGCGGTAATCAACGGCATGGTGAAAATAGATGTGAAAATGGTTGACGACTTACCCAGTGAAGCAAGGCCCGATTTGAATGTAGAGGGGCGCATTATCATCAGTGAATTTGAGCAAACCACTTTTGTTAAACGTCCCGCGTTTTCACCCCGCCTTAGCGAGGCATTTGTTTACCGTATTTCACCTGATGGCCAGCTAGCCACCAAAACGAACGTCACCTTTGGCCAACGGTCAGTGAATTATATTCAAATTGAAGCTGGGCTTAATCAAGGTGAACGTATCGTTATTTCAAATACTGACGAATGGTTAACGCACGAACACGTACTGATTAATTAA
- a CDS encoding ABC transporter ATP-binding protein, producing MNNSQHTETLVTLNDINKIFFTDEIETRAISNINLSIKKGEYVSLSGPSGCGKSTLLAILGLLDTPTQGSIMLQNQDVAALNRNQRARIRGQHIGFVFQSFNLISDLTVAENVMLPLTYQTPTLSKKERQQRVDSVLKKVQMQHRKQHFPSQLSGGQQQRVAVARALVNNPDFILADEPTGNLDSKNAAAVMALLDDLHREGCTIVMVTHDEASAKRASRQIDMFDGKIVADNYNTTNLAVSSF from the coding sequence ATGAATAACAGCCAACACACAGAAACACTGGTTACACTGAATGACATCAATAAAATATTTTTTACCGACGAGATAGAAACACGTGCGATTAGCAATATTAATCTTAGTATTAAAAAAGGTGAATATGTTTCTCTTAGCGGGCCATCAGGCTGTGGTAAATCGACGTTACTGGCTATTCTCGGTTTACTAGACACGCCAACACAAGGCAGCATAATGCTACAAAATCAAGATGTAGCAGCGTTAAACCGTAATCAACGCGCCCGTATTCGCGGTCAGCATATTGGCTTTGTGTTTCAGTCGTTTAATCTTATTTCAGATCTGACTGTGGCCGAAAATGTGATGCTTCCTCTGACCTATCAAACACCCACCCTAAGTAAAAAAGAACGACAACAACGCGTTGATAGCGTACTAAAAAAAGTACAAATGCAGCACCGTAAACAACATTTTCCGTCGCAATTATCTGGCGGACAACAACAACGTGTCGCGGTGGCAAGAGCGCTAGTTAATAACCCTGACTTTATTTTAGCGGATGAGCCAACAGGTAACTTAGATTCGAAAAACGCAGCCGCTGTGATGGCGTTGCTTGACGATTTACATCGTGAAGGCTGCACAATTGTAATGGTGACCCATGATGAAGCTTCTGCAAAGCGAGCCAGCCGCCAAATTGATATGTTTGATGGCAAAATTGTTGCTGACAATTACAACACCACAAATCTTGCTGTTTCATCTTTTTAG